A portion of the Suricata suricatta isolate VVHF042 chromosome 11, meerkat_22Aug2017_6uvM2_HiC, whole genome shotgun sequence genome contains these proteins:
- the LOC115306808 gene encoding calcium-binding protein 4-like encodes MATEQARGQHAPDPQKPPVEAVASGSGAEGLPLTRKRSKKDKGPRGSQKGAAGSEEQTPSPGPQAPGSSKSPSGPGEGQEGTGRAASRSASRRQSHRHRSVTRHDAAQKTYGPLLNRVFGKDRELGPEELDELRAAFEEFDTDHDGYMGYRELGACMRTLGYMPTEMELLEVSQQIKMRTSTHLSCLEETCSQLPVILQCEQDLDFSRPLGGSKLPGTIVFEDGAG; translated from the exons ATGGCCACAGAACAGGCGAGGGGGCAGCACGCCCCAGACCCTCAGAAGCCTCCTGTGGAGGCTGTGGCTTCCGGGAGTGGCGCTGAGGGCCTGCCCTTGACCAGGAAGAGGAGCAAGAAGGACAAGGGACCCCGCGGGTCCCAGAAGGGTGCTGCTGGCTCTGAGGAGCagacccccagccctggcccccaggCCCCGGGGAGCAGCAAGAGCCCCTCTGGGCCTGGGGAAGGACAGGAGGGGACAGGCCGTGCAGCCTCCAGGTCAGCCAGTCGTCGCCAGTCCCACCGACACCGCTCTGTCACCCGGCACGATGCTGCTCAGAAGACCTACGGGCCCCTGCTCAACCGGGTCTTCGGGAAG GACCGCGAGCTGGGCCCCGAGGAGCTGGATG AGCTTCGGGCCGCCTTTGAAGAGTTTGACACTGACCACGACGGCTACATGGGCTACCGGGAGCTGGGCGCCTGCATGCGGACGCTGGGCTACATGCCCACCGAGATGGAGCTCCTCGAGGTCTCGCAGCAGATCAAGATGCGAA CTTCCACCCACCTGAGCTGCCTGGAGGAAACCTGCTCTCAGCTGCCCGTCATTCTCCAGTGTGAGCAAGATCTGGATTTCTCCAGACCCTTGGGAGGCAGCAAGCTCCCTGGCACTATAGTATTTGAAGACGGGGCGGGGTAG
- the GPR152 gene encoding LOW QUALITY PROTEIN: probable G-protein coupled receptor 152 (The sequence of the model RefSeq protein was modified relative to this genomic sequence to represent the inferred CDS: inserted 1 base in 1 codon), translating to MTMAQRGTVTCLELPSSLSHTQSLLISVIQQAPAPXPAAHQGPQADTAMEANLGAAGQGPRTELDDEDYYPQGGWDTVFLVALLLLGLPANGLMAWLAGSQARQGAGTRLALLLLSLALSDFLFLAAAAFQILEIQHGGHWPLGTAACRLYYFLWGVSYSSGLFLLAALSMDRCLLALCPHWYPGHRPARLPLWVCAGVWVLATLFSVPWLVFPEAAVWWQDLVICLDFWDSEELPLRMLEVLGGFLPFLLLLVCHVLTQAAACGTCRRPRPRPPTCHGFARVAKTVLSAYVVLRLPYQLAQLLYLAFLWDIYPGYLLWEALVYSDYLILLDSCLSPFLCLLASADLRALLRAVLSSFAAALSEERPGSLTPAEPQAPGDSGSQTLPGPMAGAQPQADPTAHPRLDLVAPPQADPTAQPQLDSTAPPQADPTVQPLSDPVAPPQADFGIQPQLSTSVQPGVNCESQPHVDFVAQPQVGPEAQTLGPASSPALSPWDEPSSAPSTGPAPEAPEAPAVPADTEGEGPSRVPPQEAPGAGPT from the exons ATGACGATGgctcagagagggacagtgacTTGCCTGGAGCTACCCAGCAGCCTCTCTCACACTCAATCCCTCCTGATTTCAGTGATTCAACAGGCACCCGCTC GGCCAGCAGCACACCAGGGACCTCAGGCGGACACTGCTATGGAAGCCAACCTGGGTGCCGCTGGCCAGGGGCCCCGCACGGAGCTGGACGACGAAGACTACTACCCCCAGGGTGGCTGGGACACTGTCTTCCTGGTGGCCCTTCTGCTCCTGGGGCTGCCGGCCAATGGGCTCATGGCGTGGCTGGCCGGCTCCCAGGCCCGGCAGGGAGCGGGCACGCGGCTCGCCCTGCTGCTGCTCAGCCTGGCCCTCTCCGACTTTCTGTTCCTAGCGGCGGCGGCCTTCCAGATCCTGGAGATCCAGCACGGAGGCCACTGGCCGCTGGGGACGGCCGCCTGCCGCCTCTACTACTTCCTGTGGGGCGTGTCCTACTCCTCTGGCCTCTTCCTGCTGGCGGCCCTCAGCATGGACCGCTGCCTGCTGGCGCTGTGCCCACACTGGTACCCGGGGCACCGCCCGGCCCGCCTGCCCCTCTGGGTCTGCGCCGGGGTCTGGGTGCTGGCCACGCTCTTCAGCGTGCCCTGGCTGGTGTTCCCCGAGGCCGCCGTCTGGTGGCAGGACCTGGTCATCTGCCTGGACTTCTGGGACAGCGAGGAGCTGCCGCTGAGGATGCTCGAGGTCCTGGGGGGgttcctgcctttccttctgcTGCTCGTCTGCCACGTGCTCACGCAGGCTGCCGCCTGCGGCACCTGCCGCCGCCCCCGGCCACGGCCCCCCACCTGCCACGGCTTTGCCCGCGTGGCCAAGACCGTATTGTCAGCCTACGTGGTCCTGCGGCTGCCCTACCAGCTGGCGCAGCTGCTCTACTTGGCCTTCCTGTGGGACATCTACCCCGGCTACCTGCTCTGGGAAGCCCTGGTCTACTCCGACTACCTGATCCTTCTGGACAGCTGCCTcagtcccttcctctgcctcctggccAGCGCCGACCTGCGGGCCCTGCTGCGCGCCGTGCTCTCCTCCTTCGCTGCAGCTCTGAGTGAGGAGCGGCCCGGCAGCCTCACACCAGCCGAGCCGCAGGCCCCGGGGGACTCTGGGAGTCAGACTCTTCCCGGGCCAATGGCTGGGGCCCA GCCCCAGGCGGACCCCACGGCACACCCACGGTTGGATCTGGTGGCCCCGCCCCAGGCAGACCCCACGGCGCAGCCTCAGTTGGATTCTACAGCCCCGCCCCAGGCGGACCCCACAGTGCAGCCTCTGTCTGATCCTGTAGCCCCGCCCCAGGCAGATTTTGGGATCCAGCCTCAGCTGAGCACCTCAGTTCAGCCCGGGGTGAACTGCGAGTCCCAGCCCCATGTGGACTTTGTGGCGCAGCCACAAGTGGGCCCTGAGGCCCAGACCCTTGGACCTGCGTCCAGCCCTGCTCTCAGCCCCTGGGATGAGCCCTCTTCTGCCCCCTCCACAGGCCCCGCCCCAGAAGCCCCCGAGGCCCCCGCTGTGCCCGCTGACACTGAGGGAGAAGGCCCCAGCAGGGTCCCCCCACAGGAGGCCCCTGGAGCAGGCCCCACGTGA